In Bacillus cereus ATCC 14579, a single window of DNA contains:
- a CDS encoding cupin domain-containing protein: protein MLKANENDFSYRFGDNGPKYLIQGPNIDLGLVVIQPGQEFQNHYHTTCEEVFYALEGEIDFYVNNERVPIKQGDVLQVRPHESHYLINHSDKPFKAVFIKSPHLPNKDTVQTENPTLTKE from the coding sequence ATGTTAAAAGCGAATGAAAATGACTTCTCCTATCGCTTCGGTGATAACGGGCCGAAATATTTAATACAAGGTCCAAATATTGATCTTGGCCTTGTTGTCATTCAACCGGGCCAGGAGTTTCAAAACCATTATCATACGACGTGCGAAGAGGTCTTTTATGCATTAGAAGGTGAAATAGATTTCTATGTGAATAATGAAAGAGTTCCAATTAAACAAGGTGATGTCCTGCAAGTTCGTCCTCATGAATCTCACTATCTTATTAACCATTCTGACAAACCTTTTAAAGCTGTTTTTATTAAGTCACCACATTTACCAAATAAAGATACTGTACAAACGGAAAATCCAACATTAACGAAGGAGTGA
- the hmoA gene encoding heme-degrading monooxygenase HmoA yields MFIETKTFTVKEGTSNIVVERFTGEGIIEKFEGFIDLSVLVKKVRRGDEEVVVMIRWESEEAWKNWETSEEHLAGHRAGRGKPKPDHIINVDHAVYYVKSSKAAYQQS; encoded by the coding sequence ATGTTTATCGAAACGAAAACATTTACAGTAAAAGAAGGTACATCAAATATAGTTGTAGAACGTTTTACTGGAGAAGGTATTATTGAAAAATTTGAAGGCTTTATTGACTTAAGTGTTCTTGTGAAAAAAGTAAGACGCGGCGACGAAGAAGTAGTCGTTATGATTCGCTGGGAATCTGAAGAAGCATGGAAAAACTGGGAAACAAGTGAAGAACACTTAGCTGGACATAGAGCGGGCCGTGGTAAACCAAAACCAGATCATATCATTAATGTGGATCACGCAGTTTATTATGTGAAATCATCAAAAGCGGCTTATCAGCAGTCGTAA
- the lsrK gene encoding autoinducer-2 kinase, producing MSHLLAFDAGTGSIRAVLFDLHGNQIAVSQKEWIHKSDLRYPGSMNFDVVENWKLVQECTKEVLQKSNTPASSILAISATSMREGFVLYDQDGQEIWACANVDGRASVEVSELKEIRSHLEKDLYTKSGQTFSLGALPRLLWIKKHEPDVYNNIHSFTMLNDWILYKLSGVLQIDPSNGCTSGIFDLQNRVWDNDVAKECGLSLPFSPTVNEAGTVIGNVTKECAALTGLREGIPVVAGGGDAQMASLGTGIVKPNQTLICGGSFWQQEVNVTEPITDPHAAIRVNCHVVPNLWQYETIAFFPGLVMRWFRDAFCQEEKKLADKLGVDAYELLEEQAKDVPVGSHGIIPTFSNVMNYISWRHAAPSFLNLSLDADKCGKKELFRAIEENAAFITLGNLKLIKNLTGTFPSEVIFAGGAAKGKLWPQILSDVLGIPVKVPVVKEAAALGTAIAAGVGAGIYSSMEETAEEFVQWEQTFEPVTENHELYKEFYETWKTVYDSQLALADKGLPSHMWTAPGAL from the coding sequence ATGTCCCATTTATTAGCTTTCGATGCTGGTACAGGGAGCATTCGAGCAGTTCTTTTTGATTTACATGGTAATCAAATTGCAGTAAGTCAAAAAGAATGGATTCACAAATCTGACCTTCGTTATCCAGGCTCTATGAACTTTGATGTAGTAGAAAATTGGAAGCTAGTACAAGAATGTACGAAAGAGGTGCTTCAAAAAAGCAACACTCCTGCCTCTTCTATTCTTGCTATTAGCGCTACAAGTATGCGAGAAGGATTTGTTTTATATGATCAAGATGGGCAAGAAATATGGGCGTGTGCAAATGTTGATGGGCGCGCATCCGTCGAAGTTAGTGAATTAAAAGAAATTCGGTCACATCTTGAAAAAGATTTATATACAAAGTCTGGTCAAACTTTTTCATTAGGTGCTTTACCACGCCTACTCTGGATAAAAAAACATGAACCCGACGTCTATAATAATATTCACTCTTTTACAATGTTAAACGATTGGATTTTATATAAACTAAGCGGCGTACTACAAATCGATCCCTCAAACGGATGCACGTCAGGTATTTTTGACTTACAAAATAGAGTGTGGGATAACGATGTCGCTAAGGAGTGCGGCCTATCTTTGCCATTTTCACCAACAGTAAATGAAGCTGGTACAGTAATTGGCAACGTTACAAAAGAGTGTGCAGCATTAACTGGATTACGTGAAGGGATTCCTGTCGTCGCCGGGGGTGGAGATGCTCAAATGGCATCGCTCGGAACAGGAATCGTGAAACCGAATCAAACGTTAATATGCGGGGGGAGCTTTTGGCAACAAGAAGTGAATGTTACTGAGCCAATAACAGATCCACATGCTGCGATTCGAGTAAATTGTCACGTTGTTCCGAACCTATGGCAATATGAAACAATCGCCTTTTTCCCAGGTCTCGTTATGCGCTGGTTTCGAGACGCTTTTTGCCAAGAAGAAAAGAAACTTGCTGATAAACTCGGTGTAGATGCTTATGAATTACTAGAAGAACAAGCGAAAGACGTACCTGTCGGTTCACATGGCATTATCCCTACTTTTTCAAACGTTATGAACTACATTTCTTGGCGTCATGCCGCACCTTCTTTTTTAAATTTAAGTTTAGACGCTGACAAATGCGGAAAAAAAGAACTGTTTCGTGCTATTGAAGAAAATGCAGCCTTCATTACACTTGGAAACTTAAAATTAATAAAAAATCTAACTGGCACATTCCCTTCTGAAGTTATTTTTGCTGGCGGTGCCGCTAAAGGAAAACTATGGCCACAAATTCTATCAGACGTACTCGGTATTCCTGTAAAAGTACCTGTTGTGAAAGAAGCAGCTGCTTTAGGAACTGCGATTGCTGCTGGAGTTGGTGCTGGCATATATTCATCTATGGAAGAAACTGCCGAAGAGTTTGTACAGTGGGAGCAAACATTCGAACCAGTTACTGAAAATCACGAACTATATAAAGAGTTCTATGAAACATGGAAAACTGTATATGACAGTCAGCTCGCTTTAGCTGATAAAGGGCTCCCCTCACATATGTGGACTGCGCCTGGTGCACTGTAA
- a CDS encoding DUF2332 domain-containing protein, with protein sequence MCTKEQISNLFRNFSIKECKGSSDLYEYLSMKIAEDEEVLTLSSYAQVGQPVPNLLLGAVHYLLLAGKEHHLKTYYSSLVENADTNLDKAFNHFKDFCKEYREEIITLLQTKLVQTNEVRRCAYLYPSFCYIFNKVKKPLALIEIGTSSGLQLFWDQYSYSYGTDEMYGNINSNVHVTSEIRGTNVPHFLKESPSVVERIGLDLHVNDLHNKEDYLWLRALIWPEHKERLEMFDQAASLVKNESVQLIEGDGVELLSSIIEQISEEAVICIFHTHVANQIPEQVKHKLEKQIQEIGAKRDVFHLYNNMWDRDLHIDYYINGNEYRETVGETEGHGRWFSWKIGNETLI encoded by the coding sequence ATGTGTACAAAAGAACAAATTTCAAACTTATTTCGAAACTTTTCAATAAAGGAATGTAAAGGGTCAAGTGATTTATATGAATATTTATCAATGAAAATTGCTGAAGATGAGGAAGTACTTACACTATCGTCCTATGCTCAGGTAGGTCAACCAGTCCCAAACTTACTATTAGGTGCAGTACATTATTTATTGTTAGCAGGGAAAGAACATCATTTAAAAACGTATTATAGTAGTTTAGTTGAAAATGCTGATACAAATTTAGATAAAGCTTTTAATCATTTTAAAGATTTCTGTAAAGAGTACCGAGAAGAAATCATTACTTTGTTACAAACGAAACTCGTTCAAACAAATGAAGTAAGACGGTGCGCATACTTATACCCAAGTTTCTGCTACATATTTAACAAAGTGAAGAAGCCGTTAGCGTTAATTGAAATTGGGACAAGTTCTGGGTTGCAACTGTTCTGGGACCAATATAGTTATTCGTACGGGACGGATGAAATGTACGGAAATATAAATTCAAATGTGCATGTAACTTCTGAAATAAGAGGGACGAATGTGCCGCATTTTCTAAAAGAAAGCCCATCTGTCGTAGAAAGAATTGGACTGGACTTACATGTGAATGATTTACATAATAAGGAAGATTATTTATGGTTACGTGCTTTAATTTGGCCAGAACATAAAGAAAGGCTTGAGATGTTTGATCAAGCTGCATCTTTAGTGAAAAATGAATCTGTCCAATTAATAGAAGGAGACGGTGTAGAGCTATTATCATCTATTATTGAACAAATAAGTGAAGAAGCTGTTATTTGTATTTTCCATACACATGTTGCAAATCAGATACCAGAACAAGTAAAACATAAGTTAGAAAAACAAATACAAGAAATTGGCGCAAAACGTGATGTATTCCACCTGTATAACAACATGTGGGATCGTGACCTTCATATTGATTATTATATTAACGGAAACGAATATCGTGAAACGGTTGGAGAAACAGAAGGGCACGGGAGATGGTTTAGCTGGAAGATTGGAAATGAGACGCTTATTTAG
- a CDS encoding ABC transporter permease subunit, with protein sequence MKHMLKMHETSIILLLLIYIAIVGMINPSFIQFNSLSLLMKSSVILVVLAIGQSFVLFTKNIDVSVGSSMGLSAAVCGMMLTNGYSAFLSIFVAIILGAIIGFVNGIGVAKFRVPAIIMTLGMLGIIRGTMLIFTGGKWIEDIPNDFKQLSSIIILGLPITVWFVLIILLLLYFFLRKVPLGRYFYAVGDNEDGARLIGIPVNKVKIYAFMISGISAALAGCIFVMNIGFVPNQTGTGLELQVIAAAVLGGIHLKGGTGSLFGAALGALFLETISSSLVFLKIPAFWNNAISGFLLLLIIILDSVMKKWKAERRMNL encoded by the coding sequence ATGAAACATATGTTAAAAATGCATGAAACGTCTATCATACTGTTACTACTAATTTATATAGCTATTGTAGGAATGATAAACCCTAGTTTTATTCAATTTAACTCGTTATCTTTACTGATGAAATCAAGCGTTATTTTAGTCGTGCTAGCAATCGGTCAATCGTTCGTCTTATTTACGAAAAATATAGATGTATCAGTTGGTTCAAGCATGGGGTTAAGTGCAGCAGTTTGCGGAATGATGTTAACGAATGGGTATAGTGCATTCTTGTCGATATTTGTAGCTATTATACTTGGGGCCATTATTGGTTTCGTAAATGGTATTGGAGTTGCGAAGTTTCGGGTACCAGCCATTATTATGACATTAGGCATGTTAGGAATTATTAGAGGTACAATGTTAATTTTCACAGGCGGGAAGTGGATTGAAGATATTCCAAACGATTTTAAGCAGCTGTCATCTATCATCATTCTTGGTTTACCTATAACTGTATGGTTCGTTCTTATTATTTTACTACTACTATACTTCTTTTTAAGAAAAGTGCCATTGGGAAGATACTTTTATGCGGTAGGTGATAATGAAGATGGCGCGAGGCTTATTGGTATACCTGTAAATAAAGTGAAGATATATGCGTTTATGATTTCAGGCATAAGCGCTGCGCTCGCTGGTTGCATATTTGTTATGAATATCGGTTTCGTGCCAAATCAAACAGGTACAGGATTAGAATTACAAGTAATCGCAGCCGCTGTACTAGGAGGAATTCATTTAAAAGGAGGAACAGGATCTTTATTTGGAGCTGCATTAGGAGCGTTATTTTTAGAAACAATAAGTAGCTCACTCGTCTTTTTAAAAATACCAGCATTTTGGAATAATGCTATTTCAGGTTTTTTATTATTACTTATCATCATATTAGATAGTGTTATGAAAAAGTGGAAGGCAGAAAGGAGGATGAATCTATGA
- the mqo gene encoding malate dehydrogenase (quinone), which yields MSNMQQKTDVILIGAGIMSATLGSLLKELAPEWEIKVFEKLASAGEESSNEWNNAGTGHSALCELNYTSEKADGSIDISKAVKVNEQFQLSRQFWAYLVKSKLIRNPQDFIMPLPHMSLVQGKKNVEFLKNRFEALSKNPLFQGMEFSDAPETLKKWLPLIMEGRTSNEPMAATKIDSGTDVNFGALTRMLFDYLKTKNVELNYKHSVENIKRTKNGLWEVKVHDMNSGKIEHHTAKFVFIGGGGGSLPLLQKTGIPESKHIGGFPVSGLFMVCKNQKVVEQHHAKVYGKAKVGAPPMSVPHLDTRYIDNKKALLFGPFAGFSPKFLKTGSNLDLIGSVKPNNVLTMLAAGVKEMGLTKYLIQQVMLSHEKRMLDFPAFIPNAKSEDWDIVVAGQRVQVIKDTDAGGKGTLQFGTEVVSAADGSIAALLGASPGASTAVHVMLEVLEKCFPSRMIEWEEKIKEMIPSYGISLTENPRLFQDLHTSTGRTLGLNEKETVHN from the coding sequence ATGAGCAACATGCAGCAAAAAACAGACGTTATCTTAATTGGTGCAGGAATTATGAGTGCAACGTTAGGCTCATTACTAAAAGAATTAGCACCAGAATGGGAAATTAAAGTTTTTGAAAAACTCGCAAGTGCCGGGGAAGAAAGCTCTAACGAATGGAATAATGCAGGTACAGGGCATTCTGCGCTATGCGAACTGAACTATACTTCCGAAAAAGCTGACGGATCTATAGATATTAGTAAGGCTGTAAAAGTGAATGAGCAATTCCAGCTTTCAAGACAATTTTGGGCATATCTTGTAAAGAGCAAATTAATTCGTAATCCACAAGATTTTATTATGCCACTACCTCATATGAGTTTAGTACAAGGGAAAAAAAATGTTGAGTTTCTAAAAAACCGTTTTGAAGCGCTTTCAAAAAATCCACTGTTTCAAGGAATGGAATTTTCTGATGCTCCTGAAACATTAAAAAAATGGCTTCCACTCATTATGGAAGGCCGCACATCTAATGAACCGATGGCGGCAACGAAGATTGACTCTGGAACGGATGTTAACTTCGGTGCATTAACACGTATGTTGTTTGATTACTTAAAAACAAAAAATGTCGAGCTAAACTACAAGCATAGTGTCGAAAATATTAAGCGCACGAAAAATGGTTTGTGGGAAGTAAAAGTACACGATATGAATAGTGGTAAAATTGAGCATCATACTGCTAAATTCGTCTTTATTGGCGGCGGTGGCGGTAGCCTACCTCTACTTCAAAAGACTGGTATCCCTGAATCAAAACATATCGGTGGATTCCCGGTAAGTGGACTATTTATGGTATGTAAAAACCAAAAAGTTGTAGAGCAACATCATGCGAAAGTGTACGGTAAAGCTAAGGTTGGTGCTCCGCCAATGTCTGTACCTCATCTAGATACGAGATATATAGACAATAAAAAAGCTTTACTGTTTGGACCATTCGCAGGCTTCTCACCTAAATTCTTAAAAACAGGTTCAAATCTTGACTTAATCGGTTCTGTAAAACCGAATAACGTCTTAACGATGTTAGCCGCTGGTGTAAAAGAAATGGGACTTACAAAATACTTAATTCAGCAAGTTATGTTATCACACGAAAAACGTATGCTCGATTTCCCGGCATTCATTCCGAACGCGAAAAGTGAAGATTGGGATATTGTAGTTGCTGGGCAACGTGTACAAGTAATTAAAGATACTGATGCTGGTGGTAAAGGGACACTTCAATTTGGTACAGAAGTAGTAAGTGCAGCTGACGGCTCAATCGCCGCATTACTAGGCGCATCACCAGGTGCTTCTACTGCTGTTCACGTCATGCTTGAAGTATTAGAAAAATGTTTCCCAAGCCGCATGATAGAATGGGAAGAAAAAATAAAAGAAATGATTCCTTCATATGGCATTTCACTAACTGAAAATCCAAGATTGTTCCAAGATCTTCACACTTCTACTGGTCGTACACTTGGATTAAACGAAAAAGAAACTGTTCATAATTAA
- the lsrB gene encoding autoinducer 2 ABC transporter substrate-binding protein LsrB, with product MKRKLGIVLIVCICLIGLIACSSQTADKKKVDDVKFAFIPKLTGVGFFTSGGEGAKEMGDKLGVQVKYDGPSEASVSGQVKYINNFINQNYDALMVSSTSVDGLSQSLQRAKKKGMTVLTWDSDVNPKDRSFYISQGTPDQLANLLIEMTSKQIGDKGKVAFFYSSPTVTDQNQWVTKAKEIIKKKYPNWEIVTTQYGENNAQKSLSVGENILKTYPDINAVICPDATALPAMAQAAENLKMDKKVVVTGFSTPNVMRDYVKRGTVAQFGLWDVKQQGALATYVANEIVVKGKKLKVGDSFEVKGIGKVKVEPNSIQGYDYEAEGNGIIVLPERVVFTKDNIDKYNF from the coding sequence ATGAAGAGAAAACTGGGGATTGTATTGATTGTATGTATTTGTTTAATCGGTTTAATTGCGTGTTCTAGCCAAACGGCAGATAAGAAAAAGGTTGATGATGTGAAATTTGCATTTATTCCGAAATTAACAGGAGTTGGTTTCTTCACATCGGGTGGTGAAGGGGCAAAAGAGATGGGAGATAAGTTAGGCGTGCAAGTGAAGTATGATGGACCGTCTGAAGCGAGCGTATCCGGGCAAGTAAAGTATATAAATAATTTTATTAACCAAAACTATGATGCACTTATGGTTTCCTCTACATCAGTTGATGGTTTATCGCAATCACTACAACGTGCTAAGAAAAAAGGAATGACTGTCTTAACGTGGGATTCTGATGTGAATCCGAAAGATCGTTCTTTTTATATAAGCCAAGGAACACCAGACCAACTTGCTAATTTATTAATAGAAATGACTTCAAAGCAAATTGGAGATAAAGGAAAAGTAGCCTTCTTTTATTCTAGCCCGACAGTAACGGATCAAAACCAATGGGTAACGAAAGCGAAAGAAATTATTAAAAAGAAATATCCGAACTGGGAAATTGTAACGACGCAGTACGGTGAAAATAATGCGCAAAAGTCTTTGTCAGTAGGAGAGAATATTTTAAAAACGTATCCTGATATTAATGCAGTCATTTGTCCAGATGCAACGGCACTTCCGGCAATGGCACAAGCAGCTGAAAATTTAAAAATGGATAAAAAGGTTGTCGTAACTGGCTTCTCTACACCAAACGTTATGCGTGATTACGTAAAACGAGGAACAGTAGCACAATTTGGTTTATGGGATGTAAAACAACAAGGTGCTCTCGCAACGTATGTAGCAAATGAAATTGTTGTAAAAGGGAAGAAGTTAAAAGTAGGGGATAGCTTCGAAGTAAAAGGAATTGGAAAAGTGAAGGTAGAGCCAAACTCCATTCAAGGATATGATTATGAGGCAGAAGGGAATGGAATTATCGTATTACCAGAACGAGTTGTATTTACGAAAGATAATATTGATAAGTATAATTTTTAG
- a CDS encoding ABC transporter permease — MKYVYRWEGVLIVLLLVEFILFSLINSDFLNISNLLFSTNDFLFIAIAAIPMTFVIVTGGIDVSIGSIMGLTSILIGVLWMNGIPILFAVIIALIISCLAGALNGLIIKMTDVEPLVVTLGTMFLYGGIALVISGGAGASGYEGISGLPDTFVQLANGSFIGIPNLLWLLIVLTVLCTVLFHRTIYGRHVKLTGANENTAKYTGIKTKKVVIIAYILSGLGGGLGGAFLTAYFGSARADMGSETILPIITAVVLGGTLITGGKGSIIGTVLASIFIGLMQYGLQMTGLTNEQSNVVIGIILILSVIMRHFKLHQFLAEKRKNLHKGEMS; from the coding sequence ATGAAGTATGTATATAGATGGGAAGGGGTTCTAATTGTATTACTTCTTGTAGAATTCATCCTTTTTAGTTTAATAAATAGTGATTTCTTAAATATTAGTAATCTCCTTTTTAGTACAAATGATTTCCTATTTATCGCAATTGCGGCGATACCAATGACTTTTGTTATAGTAACAGGAGGAATTGATGTATCGATCGGCTCAATAATGGGGCTCACTTCAATCTTAATCGGTGTACTTTGGATGAACGGAATACCTATTTTGTTTGCTGTTATAATCGCCCTAATAATTAGTTGTTTAGCAGGCGCTTTAAACGGACTCATTATAAAAATGACGGATGTAGAACCACTCGTCGTTACACTCGGAACGATGTTTTTATACGGGGGAATTGCCCTCGTCATTTCAGGAGGGGCAGGTGCTTCTGGGTACGAAGGAATAAGCGGTTTACCTGACACATTTGTACAACTGGCAAACGGTAGTTTTATAGGAATACCGAATTTATTATGGCTACTGATCGTATTAACAGTTTTATGTACTGTATTATTTCACCGAACTATATACGGGCGCCATGTAAAATTAACAGGTGCGAACGAAAATACAGCAAAATACACCGGGATTAAAACGAAAAAAGTAGTCATTATCGCTTACATACTTTCCGGGTTAGGAGGTGGATTAGGAGGTGCTTTCTTAACCGCATATTTTGGTTCCGCACGTGCTGATATGGGAAGTGAAACAATTTTACCAATCATTACAGCAGTCGTATTAGGCGGGACACTTATTACGGGGGGAAAAGGAAGTATTATTGGTACTGTACTAGCGAGTATTTTTATTGGGCTCATGCAGTATGGCTTGCAAATGACGGGTTTAACAAATGAACAATCCAATGTAGTAATAGGTATTATCCTTATTCTTTCAGTTATTATGAGACATTTCAAATTACATCAATTCTTAGCGGAGAAAAGAAAGAATTTGCATAAGGGGGAAATGTCATGA
- a CDS encoding sugar-binding transcriptional regulator, with amino-acid sequence MTQLNFEENLLTKVAWYYYKDQLTQQEIASLLHISRNKVVRLLDKARSEGIVTFHVKGTGLHCLSIERDLMKKFHLKDAFIIPTPVNNYHASLGKAAAQYLETHLQQGDLLGIGWGETISKMLENIHFESSINLSIVTLTGGVNHYLPRKQNYLHYMQGELHIIPTPFLASTTEMAQSILSEPSVKDMLQVASLAHTAVVGIGGLSQDATIVKEEKLTLREMTYIRSQNGAGDILGQFYNTNGDLLELSHHNRLIGTPLSILRNMKHVVGVAGGTEKIDAICGALKGKFIHSLITDEETALSLLRKDGDC; translated from the coding sequence ATGACTCAGCTGAACTTTGAAGAAAATTTATTAACTAAAGTAGCTTGGTACTATTATAAAGACCAATTAACACAACAGGAGATCGCGTCACTTCTTCATATTTCAAGAAATAAAGTCGTCCGGTTATTAGATAAAGCGCGAAGTGAAGGTATCGTTACATTTCACGTAAAAGGGACTGGTTTGCACTGTTTAAGTATTGAGCGTGACCTAATGAAAAAATTCCACTTAAAAGATGCTTTTATTATCCCTACCCCAGTAAACAATTATCACGCTTCTCTCGGAAAAGCTGCTGCACAATATTTAGAAACTCATCTCCAGCAAGGTGATTTACTCGGTATTGGCTGGGGAGAAACAATTAGCAAAATGCTAGAAAACATTCATTTTGAAAGTTCTATCAACCTTTCAATCGTAACGCTCACAGGCGGGGTAAATCACTATCTCCCGAGAAAACAAAACTATTTACACTACATGCAAGGCGAACTTCACATTATCCCTACGCCGTTTCTAGCGTCTACAACCGAAATGGCACAAAGTATTCTATCAGAACCGAGTGTAAAAGATATGCTTCAAGTCGCTTCACTTGCTCATACGGCTGTTGTCGGTATTGGGGGATTATCTCAAGACGCTACGATTGTAAAAGAAGAAAAATTAACACTACGTGAGATGACATATATTCGTAGTCAAAACGGTGCTGGCGATATTTTAGGACAGTTTTATAATACAAATGGCGATTTATTAGAGCTCTCGCATCACAATCGTCTAATTGGCACGCCCCTCTCTATTTTGCGCAATATGAAGCATGTCGTCGGTGTTGCTGGAGGTACTGAAAAGATAGATGCAATTTGTGGTGCCTTAAAAGGAAAGTTTATTCATTCATTAATTACCGATGAGGAAACTGCCCTCTCCTTATTACGAAAGGATGGTGATTGTTAA
- a CDS encoding VOC family protein, which yields MKLNHLNLCVDDLSEARHFFETFFDFQFLEQKGKALLVMSDESGFILVLSDPKAFKGNKEVMYPEAFHIGFLVDTSNEVDQTYNRLVAGGIEIDKEPYTMRGSSYGFYFTVFNGLLIEVSCLDYREGKKVSKLNSNHQE from the coding sequence ATGAAGTTAAATCATTTGAATTTATGTGTTGATGATTTATCAGAAGCGAGACATTTCTTTGAAACATTTTTTGATTTTCAATTTTTAGAGCAAAAGGGAAAGGCATTATTAGTAATGAGTGATGAGAGTGGATTTATACTGGTGCTAAGCGACCCCAAAGCATTTAAGGGGAATAAGGAAGTGATGTATCCAGAAGCTTTTCATATTGGTTTTTTAGTGGATACTTCAAATGAAGTTGATCAAACATATAATCGTTTAGTAGCTGGTGGCATTGAAATAGACAAGGAACCGTATACGATGAGAGGTAGTAGTTATGGTTTTTATTTTACAGTATTTAATGGCTTATTAATTGAGGTGTCTTGTCTTGATTACAGAGAAGGTAAGAAAGTTTCAAAGCTTAATAGTAATCATCAAGAGTAA
- the lsrF gene encoding 3-hydroxy-5-phosphonooxypentane-2,4-dione thiolase yields the protein MTWGFKNRLNTILPDGRAVMLAIDHGYFLGPIHGLEQPLETVKNLLPYTDSLFLTRGVLSSCIPENCSTPMVMRVSGGATVVGKDLANETIVTPVKEAVKQNAIGVGVSVFVGSDYETQTVSNLANVVSEAHDYGLPVLGITAVAKELQKREARFLALASRVCVEMGADIIKTYYCEGFEKITSTCPAPVVIAGGPKLDSIEDALNITYNALQEGAIGVDMGRNIWQSEHPAAMIQAIHGIVKNGLNVKEALELYDDVKN from the coding sequence ATGACTTGGGGATTTAAAAATCGATTAAATACAATTTTACCTGATGGTAGAGCGGTTATGTTAGCAATAGATCACGGTTATTTCTTAGGACCAATTCACGGACTAGAACAACCACTTGAAACAGTAAAAAACTTACTTCCTTATACAGACTCCCTCTTTTTAACGCGCGGTGTACTTAGCTCCTGTATTCCTGAAAACTGCAGCACACCGATGGTTATGCGTGTATCTGGCGGCGCTACTGTCGTCGGTAAAGATTTAGCGAATGAAACAATTGTTACACCTGTAAAAGAAGCAGTGAAGCAAAACGCAATTGGCGTTGGTGTTTCTGTTTTTGTCGGATCAGACTATGAAACACAAACTGTTTCGAATCTCGCAAATGTAGTCTCTGAAGCTCACGATTACGGCCTACCTGTACTCGGCATTACCGCAGTCGCAAAAGAATTACAAAAACGTGAAGCTCGCTTTCTAGCACTTGCTTCCCGCGTATGTGTTGAAATGGGTGCTGATATTATTAAAACGTATTACTGCGAGGGATTCGAAAAAATAACGAGCACATGCCCTGCCCCAGTCGTCATCGCAGGTGGCCCAAAACTAGATTCAATTGAAGACGCATTAAACATTACGTACAATGCGCTGCAAGAAGGCGCAATTGGAGTAGACATGGGCCGAAACATATGGCAATCCGAGCACCCAGCTGCGATGATTCAAGCGATACATGGCATTGTGAAGAATGGATTGAATGTGAAAGAGGCGCTTGAACTTTATGATGATGTGAAGAATTAA